From a region of the Sulfuriferula plumbiphila genome:
- a CDS encoding type IV pilus modification PilV family protein: MCIPSRYRQAGISLVELVMFIVIVGVAVAGVLSVMNVTTRHSADPMLRKQALAIAESLLEEIELQPFTYCDPDDANAASATGAFVGVNGCAATVEALGPETGETRYASPQFDNVNDYSGFSMSPIVDITNSPLAGLGAYTASVSITQAGARFSLPAAEVLQIDVRVISGDTDITLTGYRFRYAPNAVP, translated from the coding sequence ATGTGCATCCCTAGCCGATACCGCCAGGCCGGCATTTCCCTGGTTGAACTGGTGATGTTCATCGTCATCGTCGGCGTCGCGGTCGCGGGCGTGCTGTCGGTGATGAACGTCACTACCCGGCACAGCGCCGACCCCATGCTGCGCAAGCAGGCGCTGGCCATTGCCGAATCGCTGCTGGAAGAGATTGAGTTGCAGCCCTTCACCTATTGCGATCCGGATGATGCGAATGCGGCGAGCGCGACAGGCGCATTCGTGGGCGTGAACGGATGCGCTGCCACTGTTGAGGCGCTCGGGCCGGAAACCGGCGAAACCCGTTACGCCTCGCCGCAATTCGACAATGTGAATGACTACAGCGGATTCTCGATGTCGCCCATCGTGGATATTACCAATAGCCCGCTTGCCGGGCTCGGTGCATACACCGCTTCGGTCAGCATCACCCAGGCAGGCGCGCGCTTTTCCTTGCCTGCTGCAGAGGTGCTGCAAATCGACGTGCGGGTGATCTCCGGCGACACCGACATCACCCTCACCGGCTACCGTTTCCGCTATGCGCCGAATGCGGTGCCCTGA